The genomic region GGAAAAATTAGTGATGAAATTGGGTAAAATGACCGCTTATTTCATTTTCAACCCCGAAAGTAAGTTCTATCAAGGCTCCGTTTTCCAAAATATACTGCAATATGCGCAACATCACCCCTCCGTTTGCCATATACAAGAGAAAGAAACCCGAGGAGGACTGCGTCTTCTTATGATTTTCGACCATATAAAGAGCGTTCAACAAGCATTATCGGTAATGCAAGCCATCAAAAAGTAAAAATAAAAATTGATTTTGTGTAATTAGCGTTTTAAAAGCGATGTTTATTAAATAAGCATCGTTTTTTTTATAAAATAAAATAATTTTACTACATTTTCTTACATAAATTAATCAACGTCCTATCAAAATTACCCAACAACCTATCGTAATTACCCAACAACCTATCCAATTTACCCAACGTCCTATCAAAACTAACCAACAACCTATAAAAATTAATCAACGTCCTATCAAAGTTATCAAATTACCTATAAAAATTACCCATTATCCTATAAAAATTATTCAACGTTCTATAAAAATTACCAAACGTTCTATCGTTTTGATAGGAGTTCCTATAAAAAAGATAGGAGCAGCAATAAAAATGATTGCTGCTCCTCATTCATTAATAATATAAATACCAAAAATGATAGCTATTCGGGTTTTAATTGGAGGTCGTTGATTTTATTATCTCCGTCTTTGGACGTTTCTTTAGCGGATTTCCCTTTGGGGAATCGCTTGCTGAGGTTGTCGAAGATGGTTTTGGCTTCCGTATCTCCCGCTTTGGCTGCTAATTTGATGCTGCCGTAGTAAAGAAGTGCCAATTTGTAGGCTTCGTGCCCTGCGATCATCAAAGTATCTTTGAGGATGCCTGCCAATTGCTCGCAAGTGAAGCTCAAAGGTGTAAGCGACTGGTGCGCACGGAAGTCATGCTGCAAATCTTCCTTCTTCATCACTGCTGGAATGAACTTAGGGTTCAAATTGGTGTACTCAACCACCTTACTTACGAAGGCGAGCGTCTTATCACTCATCTTCGCCAAGGATCTTTTTTCCTCAGTGGACAAATTTTCAGTGTAAGGAGCTAATAATTCCTTGATTTCCTTAAACTTTTCTGATACTTGTGTGATTACCTCTTGAGGTATCTCTGTGTTTAATCGATTTACTGCCATTTTTATAAAATTCTTTATGTATTAAACTTAAATATTGTTATAATTATATAGGTGAAGCACGCTATAAAAGAGGTGCCTCATTAATTACACTACAAAGGTAAGTAAAAAATAGATACGAACCTAATTTTTTTATGAAAAAAGTCGATAAAAAATTGTCCTTTGGCTATTCAGGATAGATCTGTTTGAGTGCTTTTACATACACGTTTACCCTTTTATCCTTAAAGCCTTCGCTCTCATAGAGGTTGATAGCAGCTTGATTGTCAGGCGAGGAGAACAAAAGTATCTCACCCAGCCCCAATTGCTTTCCTTTGGCAATCAATTGCTCGACGAGCTGCCTTCCGATCTGCTTGCCGCGCACGGAAGCATCGACCACTACATCTTCAATCCAGCCTTTGTATCCCGAAGTAACCTTGTAGACCGCCATTGATGCCATCGCGAGCAATCTTTTATCCTCGATGTAGCCCACGATGTAGGGCGCCTTGCTCTCATCCTCGAAAAGCTCGTTGAGCGGTTGCTGAAACCTGCGGCTCAACTGGGCGAATAAGCGATGGGCATCGTCAACCATCTGTGGAGTTAGCATATCCTTAGTTATAAATGTAATCATCTCAATAATTTTTTAGTGAATCCAACGTGCCATAGCCTCTTGCAGCTCTCTGGCTTTAATAGCCGCCACTGCGGCAAAGTCCTCCCCGTGCGAAGCATAGATAATCCCCCGCGAGGAGTTGATAAGCAGCCCAAAATGTTTGTTAAGGGCATTTTCGCACACCTCATCCACGCTTCCCCCTTGGGCACCGACCCCAGGAACGAGCAAAAAGTGCTCTGGAATGAGCGCGCGCACCTCTTTTAAGTGCTCAGCCTTGGTCGCACCAACCACATACATCAAATTTTGACTGTTTTTCCACGTGAGTGAGGTGCGAATCACCTTTTTATAGAGCGCATCTTTATCCGTTTTTTGCAGCTGGAAGTCCGCCGCGCCCTCATTGGAGGTCAAAGCCAGCAGAATGGTGTTTTTACCTTCGTATTCGAGGAAAGGTTCGACGGAATCGCGCCCCATATAGGGGGCAACGGTAACGCTATCGAACTTAAGGTCAGTGAAAAACGCCTTGGCGTACATCGCCGCAGTGTTGCCGATGTCGCCTCGCTTGGCGTCGGCAATAGTAAAGAGCTGCGGGTAGAAAACATTGAGGTAATCGACAGTGTGTTTGAGTGCCTGCCATCCTTCGAGCCCCTGCGCCTCGTAAAAAGCTACGTTAGGCTTGTAAGCCACGGCATAAGGCGCCGTCGCATCGATAATCGCCTTGTTAAAAGCGAAGATAGGGTCGGGCTCAGTGAGCAAAAACGGTGGTATTTTGGACATATCGGTGTCCAAACCCACGCAAAGCAACGATTTTTTAGCACGTATCTGTGCAATTAATTCTTCCATAATGTAAATTTTTAACTATCCACAGAAGGATTACCCCTACACCGAGATAAAGACGAGGTTTTGCCCTCGGATAGGTCGGATAACGACTGAAAAACAGCCGACTACCTTATGCGGATCTGTTATTGATAATGTTTAACACCGCAAAGGTAAATATTTTTTTGCGTCCGACCAAATAAAAAGGAAGAAAAATGATATTAAATGAAGAAAAACGTCTCCGAAAGGTTGCTATTTTATTTTTTCTAAGTACTCTGAAGGGCTTTCTGAATAGAAGTCCTTGAAGCATTTTGCGAAATAGGACGGCGAAGAGAAACCCACCTCATAAGCGACTTCAGAAATGCTCTTGCTTTTAGTGTTCAGCAGTTGACGAGCGTACTTCACCCTGATGATTCGGATAAGCTCGTTGGGCGTGTACTCGGTAAGGGTTTTAATCTTGCGGTAGAGCGCCGAACGCGATAAGCCCATCTCGTCCGAGAGCTCATCTACGCTCAATTCTGGGTTGGAGAGGTACTTCTCAACGCAGGCGGTGAACGCGGTTATGAAGTCCTGCTCCATTTTTCCAAGAGTATCGCCCTTAGTTTCATTGACCAAGAAGTTGCTAAAGGTCTCGCGGATCTGTTTTCGGGTCTCGATGAGCTTCCGAACGCGGGTTTTCAGCAGAGAAGCGTTGAAAGGCTTTGCAATATAAGCATCTGCGCCGCTTTCAAAGCCCAATTGCTTCTGCGTATCCAAAGCGTACGCCGTAAGCAATACCACAGGGATGTGATTGGTAGAGAAATTGCTCTTTACCAGCTTGCAAAGGTCGAAACCATCCTGCAAAGGCATCAAAACATCGCTGATGATGATGTCAGGAAGGAACTTTTTAGCATATTCAAAGCCTTCTTCGCCATTTTCAGCCTCTACAACTGTGTATTCTTCAGAAAGTAGGTACTTAATAAACTTCCTCATATCAGAATTATCCTCAACGATGAGTACTGTAGGCTTCTCACTGTCGTTTTTAGGGGTATTGAGTGTCGTAAACGCTAACTTTTCGCTTTTTACAGCTCCTTCGGGCAATAAATCTAAGTGAGCATCGATATAACTCGACTCGTAGGCATCATTTTGAGCAATCTCCTTCTGCAAAAAAGGCAAACACACTGTGAAAGTCGTTCCTTGCTGCTCAGAACTTTCCACCGACACCTTTCCATTATGCGAAAGCACCAATGCTTGCACTAACGCCAGCCCAATTCCAGAGCCTTCACTGTGAGGATTTACCTTGTAAAAGTGTTCAAAAACATCGGCGAGCTTATCTTCAGGAATGTAAGATCCCGTATTGAAGACTTTCAGGACAGCAAAAGCCTCGCCGTCAATAAGTTCTTTATGGATACTGATAGAAATCTTTCCGCCAGAAGGGGTAAACTTAATCGCGTTGGAGAAAAGATTGAAGTAAATCTTCTCAACCTTCTCCTTATCGAAGACCATTTCGAAGGAGGTGTCCTCTTCTGCTGAAAAATCAAACGATATTTGCTTCTGACGCATCGAATTTTCAAAAAAAGTATTCATTTCGATGAGAAACATCTTCAAATTACCCCGAGTGAAGTACATTTTTAGCTTGCCGTTCTCGTAACTTCTAAATTCTATAATCTCAGAGATGAGATGCAAGAGTCGGTGGCTGTTTTTCTTGATGAGAAACAGGAGATTGCGTTCCTCTTCACTAAAAGAACGCCTGCCAATGAGCGAATCCACAGGACCTAATATCAAAGAGAGTGGCGTTTTGAACTCGTGCGATATGTTCGTGAAGAACAATAGCTTTGCTTGGGTAGCTTCTTCTAATTGTTTGGATATTTTTTCTAAGTTTTCCTTCTGTTCTTGAAGTGTTTCAGCTTGTTTTTGTATTTCGAGGTTCTGTTTTGCAAGTTTTTCGTTCGTTTTGCTCTTTAAATAATAGGCTCGTATGGATAAAAGGAAGAATAAAGTAGTAAAACCGATCGCAATGAGGGCAATATATACCAGAGAACGCTGGTTTGTATAGCGAACGAGACTCTCAGAGAGCTGTCCGTTGATAGCATCGATGCGTTGCTGCTTCTGTGCGATCTGTTCGGTTTGCAATTGCTGAATGCGCACATTGCTTTTATCTATCACGGCTGTATTTAGGATATTCTCACGCTCAAAAGGCTCTTTTTTGAGTATTTTTAATGCCAATTCAATCACTTTATCGCCGCCTGTTGGGTAAATAAAGGAAGCATCTTCTACATCGTGCTGAATATTCTTCAAACCGACCTCCTGCAAGGCATCAATTCCTATGATGAAGGGCATTTTTCCACTCAAATGCATCAAAGATTCGTGCACTCCTTCCGCCATTGGATCGTTCATTGCAAAAACAAGATCTACTTTTGGAAAATTTTCCTTTAAAGCAACTTCCATCGCCTCTGTGGCTGCTGCTTTTTGATAGTTCCCAAATAATTCTGCGACGATCTTAATATCAGGATAAGCACTCAGTGCATCGATAAAGCCCTTATGACGCTCTGTATCGGAGGTAGCACCGCGAGTTCCGCGCATTTCGAGTATATTTCCCTTGCCTTTGAGCGTTCCTGCGGCGTATAAGCCTGCTTCTTTGCCTATTTGATAGTTATTTGCACCAACATACGCCGTAAAATCGTCAGAATCGATCTTTCTATCGACTAAAATAACAGGAATACCGCTGTTGTAAGCCTTTTTTAACACGGGTGTACACGCTTTTGACTCGTTGGGTGATACAATAAGCAAATCTACACCTCTATTAATAAGTTCATCGATGTCGGCGATCTGTTTTTCAGTATTATCACGTACGCTACGAATGATAAGCTCTATTGGCTCTTGCGAAAGGCTCGCCTCACGCTTGAGTTCGTCATTCATCGTCTGACGCCAGAGATCTTCGCTGCATTGTGAGACTCCTATCACATATTTTGACTTCTTTTCCTCCTTACAAGCTCCTATCAGAAGTGCAAAAAGCACCATTATGGCATAAAATACTATTTTTTTCATCATAAATATCTCCTTATTGCATTAGGATTGTATTATTTCGCAAAAAACACCCTCCTTTATCCATAAGAAGGGTGTTTTTTATTAATTATTAATACTACCACACCATATTTTTTGCTTTTTACTCTCTAAAAAGCTCCAAATGTGCATCGGCTAAGCGTGGCATTGCACCGTGTTGCTGACAAACATAGGCAGAAACCTCTACCGCCAATTGATGCGACTCTTCCAAAGTGCGTCCCATCAAATAAGAGGCTACAAAAGCTGCCGTAAACGAGTCGCCTGCGCCAACTGTATCCGCAATTGTGATTTTGGGCGTTGGAAGAAAAGATTCTTTTTCGGTATTTATTACCCAACTGCCCGCTGTACCCTTCGTTAGTATCA from Capnocytophaga haemolytica harbors:
- a CDS encoding substrate-binding domain-containing protein → MMKKIVFYAIMVLFALLIGACKEEKKSKYVIGVSQCSEDLWRQTMNDELKREASLSQEPIELIIRSVRDNTEKQIADIDELINRGVDLLIVSPNESKACTPVLKKAYNSGIPVILVDRKIDSDDFTAYVGANNYQIGKEAGLYAAGTLKGKGNILEMRGTRGATSDTERHKGFIDALSAYPDIKIVAELFGNYQKAAATEAMEVALKENFPKVDLVFAMNDPMAEGVHESLMHLSGKMPFIIGIDALQEVGLKNIQHDVEDASFIYPTGGDKVIELALKILKKEPFERENILNTAVIDKSNVRIQQLQTEQIAQKQQRIDAINGQLSESLVRYTNQRSLVYIALIAIGFTTLFFLLSIRAYYLKSKTNEKLAKQNLEIQKQAETLQEQKENLEKISKQLEEATQAKLLFFTNISHEFKTPLSLILGPVDSLIGRRSFSEEERNLLFLIKKNSHRLLHLISEIIEFRSYENGKLKMYFTRGNLKMFLIEMNTFFENSMRQKQISFDFSAEEDTSFEMVFDKEKVEKIYFNLFSNAIKFTPSGGKISISIHKELIDGEAFAVLKVFNTGSYIPEDKLADVFEHFYKVNPHSEGSGIGLALVQALVLSHNGKVSVESSEQQGTTFTVCLPFLQKEIAQNDAYESSYIDAHLDLLPEGAVKSEKLAFTTLNTPKNDSEKPTVLIVEDNSDMRKFIKYLLSEEYTVVEAENGEEGFEYAKKFLPDIIISDVLMPLQDGFDLCKLVKSNFSTNHIPVVLLTAYALDTQKQLGFESGADAYIAKPFNASLLKTRVRKLIETRKQIRETFSNFLVNETKGDTLGKMEQDFITAFTACVEKYLSNPELSVDELSDEMGLSRSALYRKIKTLTEYTPNELIRIIRVKYARQLLNTKSKSISEVAYEVGFSSPSYFAKCFKDFYSESPSEYLEKIK
- the pyrF gene encoding orotidine-5'-phosphate decarboxylase, whose amino-acid sequence is MEELIAQIRAKKSLLCVGLDTDMSKIPPFLLTEPDPIFAFNKAIIDATAPYAVAYKPNVAFYEAQGLEGWQALKHTVDYLNVFYPQLFTIADAKRGDIGNTAAMYAKAFFTDLKFDSVTVAPYMGRDSVEPFLEYEGKNTILLALTSNEGAADFQLQKTDKDALYKKVIRTSLTWKNSQNLMYVVGATKAEHLKEVRALIPEHFLLVPGVGAQGGSVDEVCENALNKHFGLLINSSRGIIYASHGEDFAAVAAIKARELQEAMARWIH
- a CDS encoding GNAT family N-acetyltransferase, which translates into the protein MITFITKDMLTPQMVDDAHRLFAQLSRRFQQPLNELFEDESKAPYIVGYIEDKRLLAMASMAVYKVTSGYKGWIEDVVVDASVRGKQIGRQLVEQLIAKGKQLGLGEILLFSSPDNQAAINLYESEGFKDKRVNVYVKALKQIYPE